The Cryptomeria japonica chromosome 6, Sugi_1.0, whole genome shotgun sequence genomic interval CTCAAAGTTACATCAACAGTAAAATTAACACCGTACCCTTTTCCTTCTAGTCTCAGAATCGTCATTACCTTCCTGCAATGGACAAAAATCAAAATGACGTCAGATTGAACTTTCACTAATAAAAATTGACAAGCTCCCTCCTTATTATAGAAGGCTTGTAAAAAGACAATAGAATACAGAGATAAACATGATTCAAAATATAAAGGCCGAAAACTATATAAAAACTTGTATAAATAGATGAAGATGGTCCTTCACAAGGAAGTGTCATGAAATTCATAAGGTCTAGAAGGAAATAATGAATATGTTTTATAGAAACACCCATCTATTCACAAGGTGTGAAAACTGCACAATGCTAGACTGAGATTTTAGTTAATAATGCAACAAAGTTGAAAATATGTTCAATGGCAGAAGATTGAGCTACAAAAGCAGGCAGAATATCCACATTAATACAGAACAGGATGAAAGGGTTCAGGAAAAATATGTGCATCATCCAGTTGATAAGAATTAAAATACGTGCATCATCCAGTTGATGATAAGAATTAAAATGTATTCATCGTCCAGTTGATGATAACAATTAAAATATGTGCATCATCCAGTTGATGATAAGAATTAAAATGTGTGCATCATCCAGTTGAGGATGAACAAATCACATTTAGTATACTATATACTAACAACTATAGATAAGACACTCGACTCAACCAAATTGTATTTGTGCTGTTTGATTTGACTTAAAATCTAAatttgtttgtgagatctgatgaTGCCTGTTTATAAATAGAATGAAATTGAACGTGAGTTTCTACAAAATCTGAACAGATGAGACAGCAAACGAATTATCCAGCCTGTGATAGCATGGACATCAGATAGACAAAAATAGCACCATGTTGGAGAGAGTGGCCACGTATATTACGGGCTTATTTCCAACACTAACCTATGTCAATAGAGAACATGCATTTACCCATCCCATTTAAAGGGAGAAATATATAATTGCAAAAACACTAGTGGCTACATACAGCTGATTCAACCCATTGCTCCCCACCATTCAAACCAAAGTGCTGACCATATTTACGACCTTATATTTGTCTGGAGAGCAAGGTAACTGTGAAGATTGCAGGATgtcaaataaaaaaatcaaatctaaTTGAACATATGAGACGGAAAGCAAGCTACCCAGCCTGTCCCGAATTAACAATTAGCAAGATCCTCATGCTGCTGAAAAGAGAGTCCAGTTATACATTTGTTAGCAGTACATAATTCCATTGATTAATCCATCTCTATAATTAATGTGATTCAGTGTGTTGCACCATGTCAAGATGGGAAGCAAGCTACCCAGCCTGTCTTGAATGAACAATTAGCAATATCCACGTGCTGTGAGAGACAGAACCCAGTTATATATTTGTAAACAGTACACATTCCATTTATTAATCCATCTCAGTAATTAATGTGAAACCACATAAAAATAGTGTTTACGAGGCAACTACAGTTAGATAACTCAATTGAAGCTCATTGCACTCCCCCATTCAAACTAATTTGATGATTCCCTTTGTGCCCTTAGATATTTTTCCGGAAGGCAAAGGTGGGTTTGAGAACCGCAGAATGGCAAAGCACAAAAATCAGCCTGTGCTGGATGAACATCAAATTGTTAGTAATGCCACCCATGATGGAGAGAGTGCCCACTTATAGATTTCTGCTTAGTTACCATGATTTGTCCAAGTGAATAACAAGTGTGGCCCACAGTGTTGCACATTCATTGGCCATCCCATATAAAGCCATACAGGAAGGCATAAAACACCACCAAAACAGGAGAGATAAAGAATTACCCAGAGCATAGAAAATcgaagacaaagaataggaaaacATGGCAACAAAACCCACATCATTGTCAACAGAACAGAACTAAATGATTCCATTAAGTTCTAGCACAAGATTCCATGAAGTCTGGTCAGAGAAATGTATAGAGCTTTCATCTTTCTTCAAATGCACTTTAAACTGCTATTGCCCTAACAACATGAAGAAATGTAAACAAACAAGATCACAATGGCTTCCAAGTCTTCTTACCAATTCATCCTCTTCAGAATCTGCAAAATTAATTCCTGCAGATTTTGACCTGCACTTGGCATGTACAATAGCACCCCGTGAAGACCCACCCATGCCTTCTGTGCTTCCACCAGGAGCATTCATGTAAACCGTTCCCTTATACATCCACTCATCTGTTTCATCACTGTAGAAGAATTCAAATAGTTCTCCACAAAGTACACACACACTCTGATCATCATCTACGGGGACTGCAAATTCCTCATTATCTTTTTTATCCAAAGTCATTTCCACAGGAGAAAAGGCAGGAACAACCTCAGCTGCTAAATTCTCTGTCTCATTGAGCCATTCCGTAGCACTCATAAACCATTTACGAGATGTGGACTGCAGAGACTTTTGTTTGCGACTCTTAGAAATGGTTCTGTTTCTAGACACGTGCCAATCCATGTGATTGCTGTGCTCTTCTTGACATCTGAAGCGCATCCCACATGATGTGCACTGTCTTGGCAAATCATTATATAATGCATTAAGAACAGATTCATGACGAACCCTGAGGATTTCTGAACTAAATTGAGTTCCAATGGGATCCTGAGTATCCTGTGCTTCTGATAGTGCAGCTTTTGAAAGGCATTGATTAGCAGGTAGGATAGAAAGTAAGGATGTTGTAGTAGAAGCCTCAGCCACAGTTGCATTATTATCTGAGAGTTGATTTGCCATTATAGCTGATGTTACAGGTACAGATACAAATGGAGCAGAAGATGCAGCTGTCACAGATATCAAACCCTTTTGCATGAGTGAACTCAGAATACTCGAGAGAGAGCTCCCTGAAGTTTGTGGAATGGTAACCGAACCCATCACTTGTGATGATGATGCTACCAACAATGATGCTGGTGGGGGGCCAGGGGGAAGAGGTGGTTGTACTCTCCCTAAAACCTGTGAAGATAAGTTATTGGGGACAGGTGGAATTAACACAGAGTTTAGTCCTGAATTAGAATTTGCCATGCTGCTGCTGACAATAGATCCCAAAGTTTGAGGAGCACCACCACTTAACTGTGATTGTGTGACAGTTTGGGATTGTATCAATGGTTGAGACTGAATTGTGTGTGAAAATGTAGCAAGGGGAATTTGCTGTACTTCTTGTGGTACTGGTAACTTCTGTGGCATATAGCTACCTTGTGGAACATTGTATGGAAGTTGATTCAACTCTGGAAGAGCTTGAGACTGTGGCACCTGCTGAAACCAGGGAAGCTGCTGAGGAACTTGTTCAACCGGCTCCAATTGACGTGGCGATTGTTTAGATGACTGTGAAGACAAAGCTTGAGAATGGAAAGGGAGATCCTCACTCTTAATAAAATTATTCTGCTGTTGCTGAAGTTGTATTAATTGAAAGTGAGAATTTTGTGGTAGTGGAGCAGATGAAGGCACAGGAGGAATTGGTTGTATGGAAGGCCTTACAGATTGAGGAATAGGTGATGGTGAAACATGCCTCTCAGGTTGCTGCCTCATTGGAAAGGAAATGTTACTAGATGCTGGCATCATAGATGGCAGAAATTCAAAGTTCAAAGAATCGCTGCCCAGTGAGGATCTGACATTTGCTGGAGATTTTGATAACATTCCTGATTGCAGTTCTGTACCCACTGACCTGAAATTACTTACTGAACCTGCTGGAGGACCACCAGAATGAGCTAAATTGAAAGAAGCAACGCCAGTACTTAAACCACTGCAACCTGGAACAGATGCTTGCACCGTTTTCAGCCTTGATTGTGAAGTTGTGCTAGGATTTTGATGAGAAAAATGAGGTGGCCGAACTGGTACATATCTATGTCCTAATACACCTTCACTACTTTTCGACAAAGATGATGTCTCAATGGCAGTATTAACATTCCATGACACAATACCTGATTGTGAAAGAGAAGATGGGTGGCGCTCTTCTGATTCCTAGATTTTGTAAAACATGATTTTATTAGACACCAATTATCGTATCTAAGTAATAAAATCATTAATAGAATAACTATATTGgtgaacaaagaaaaatatataacttctgattgaaaatgataaggttAAAGATGCAGCCAGAAGATTATTTCAATAGGCATCCTTAATATATCTAAGGAAAATAACTAACAAAACAAGAATACAGGGAAAAAAGTTGAAAAAAGAAAAAACTGTTTCTGACTGAACATGATAGATACAATACACAACAGGAACAAAAGAACCATACCCTTCTAAGAGGTAGCATATCCTTCCCACTTAACATGGGCTGATCCATGTGAGACATGGTTCCACGCATGCACCAATCGCTGTCAGGAAGAGCAGATTCTGTGCCCATTCTTTTTCCCCTTCCTAAACCTGGCCACTTATTCACGTCTCCAACAAAGCAATCACCTTTCCTTATGTTGTCACTCCCCCTGCCATGGTTCTCCAAACTAGGGCTCATATCCTCCCACATGTActcttcttcctctgaatttttcCAGTTTCTAGACATAACTCTAGTATTTTTCATGTCAAGTTCCTGGGGTGGCTGTAAATGTGAAAGTGGTCCCCTCAAAGACCTCTGACCCCTGATATTTCCATAGGCATCAAGCAGAGCATCATGCATTGGCTGCTGTTGCCAATCATAGCCGTTCCTTTGACTGTATGCAGTATCAAGTGGCCGGAGTCCATCTCCATCAGTTTTCCCATGCCAAGGCCTTTCCCATCCATTACCCTGGTCAACAATCTTCTCATTAAGCCTCCCAATACCAATCCTTGATGGAGAAGGAGATCTTCCAGCTCCAATTCTCGATGTAGAGGGAGAGGGAGCATTCCTAACTCCAATCTTTGATGGTGAAGTGTCCCTTCCAATTCCAAACCTTGGTGGAGTGGGAGCCCTTCCACCTCttaacctagagaggggagagggaggccTTCCGCCTCCCATTCGAGAAAAGGGAGAGGGAGGTCTCCCAACTCCAACCCTTGAAGGAGACAGAGAGTCACCTAGACTGAAATCATAGTCAAAATAGCGCGTTGCAGGTTTCTGTACATATACAGTTTGATGGAAATCATCTCCCCTTTCCAATCGATGAGCATGCTGGCAAAACAACAAATATAAAATACTTTAAGGGGTAATTTACATCAATAGTAAGCTCATGAGCTGAAATCAGCATACATACATAGTAATAAGACCAGGAAGAAATATATAGATCACACAAATTTAATGTGAACGAATTTAAAGAAAGATGGACAGATGAAAATAGTGCAAAACACCAACCAGCAATTAGGAGAATATCCACAGGGGGGGGAATTACATCAAAAGAATAACAGACAAAATATCCAATCTAATAAAAATCCCAGCAAAAAGAATTTCCTCAAAACAAGCCTTTCTCTATTTAAACATACTTATCGAAAATGACAGAAATTGTCACAGAGAGAATTCTTTGAAAATGTTAAAAACTTACTCTTTCAGCATGAGCAATTTATTGCATGAATCATCAATCACAAAAGCATGATTAGAAAAAAAGGAGATGAGAAATATCACATAGTAGATGGACTTCAAATGGAAACACTCACACAATTTTTTTGAGGGAAATATACAGTAATATTAACCTAGAAAGGGATATATTCAAAATCTAGAAACGTATTCAATTGAGATGATATCTCAACGTCAATCTGCAAACTGCAGTCATGGACAAAAGATCATATAGAACCATGTGACCTGCTTAAATGTGAAGTTAAAGATTGCCTAACAAACCAAAAGCATGCACCGTAAAGCTAATGGAATATTTGAAGAAGAAATCACCCAACAGTTTTTTTGGCATCTATATGCTGATCATACCAGAAAAGAGGAAAAGGATAGCATACATGTAGTCTTCGAGGAGCTTCAGACCACGCCTTTGGACTTTCATGTACAGATCTGCCAGATCTCTCAGGTTCGGGACTTGATGAATCCTCGTTATTTTCTGAATTTGATCCTTCAGCCTGAAAAAAAGCAAACAACATACAAATGTAACTTTTGACAGCAATGTTTATTTGATATAAATGACAGATTGAAAACTTTAGACAATTCTCTACAGAAGCACcagagtatatatagcatccttACAGTTAGTACAGGTTTTCCAATCATAAAGTTTGCTTCAAATATATATTTTAACCTCATTCAACATCAGTACATCCAAGATACACTCACCATGCTTGACTGCTCAAATTGCCTAGCCTCCAAGTACTTTGGATTTACATGGATGCTGTGGCCAGGGCGCTGAGCCTGAGACTCAGTTGGCCTTGAAGATGTAGTGCCAGGTGATGGACCATTTACAACAGGAGGAAACTGGAGATCTGCTTCAATAGTACGGAGAGGTGGTGAAGGGAATACTCCACCCCACGTTCTGAAAAGATGTTGCATCGCATGATATGAACTGGGATCAACTTGCCTATATGATGTGCAAAATACCTTTAAAGAAGAAAGCCAGAAATATAATAGGATTAAGATAAAGGAGATTTGAAGCCCCAAATAATTGAATAACCACATGCAAACTGGAAACCAAAAGCTTTAGTAGTCATATCTATAGATTATTACTGCAGTCAGAAACTTTGTATTCATTACACTAAGTGAACTGCATCTACAGAAAGGTTAAGCAAAATTATCCGGGCACAACATCTTTACCTCAGGAAGTCGAGCTGAAAAATATTTAACATAGTCCCCACCAATATTCTTTACAATACTATctaaaaggtaaagagaaggtaatTTCTGCTCAACAGGAACCTGCAAATAAGTCACAGACTGATGATGAGATATAAAGTTATATATTGAACATAGCATCAAAAAATTGAAAGCTGCAGCATAATCTTCTTCTGAAAGATCAGCCATTGTATAAAACGAAAAAATTCAATAACAAATGCACAAGAGGCATGGTTATGACCAAAACTATTAGAAAAAATATTAGACTAAAGCTACAATACAggttatatttaattataaattatgacaaaaaagatgccaaaaaaaaatttaaaaagacaaAAGAGTGATAAATTATGGCCAGAGAGGCAGCACCTAAATATCTTCAAGAGAGAAAAATACAAAGAATTCCTTTCAACCCTCAATAGATAAGGAATTATAATTATATACATTACTGAAAAACATACTTATAATTGCAGAAATACAGGTATTAGAAACATCAAATAATAATTGGAATTACAATTTATAATTATGTACATCAGTAAAAAACATAACTATAAAGAAAGAAAGGTTCTTGGAGTTTGAAGAATACAGGCATTCAAAACGTCATATTGAGCAGACAACCAATAAACACGCTGAACAAAAAACACATGTACAACATGCAAGGTATCCAACAGCTGATTTGAGGATCGATAACAAATGCACAAGAAGCATGGTTATGACCAAAACTATTAGAAAAAATATTAGACCAAAGCTACAATACAggttatatttaattataaattatgacaaaaaAGAtgcccaaaaaaaatttaaaaagacaaAACAGTGATAAATTTTGGCCAGAGAGGCAGCACCTAAATATCTTCAAGAGAGAAAAATACAAAGAATTCCTTTCAACCCTCAATAGATAAGGAATTATAATTATATACATTACTGAAAAACATACTTATAATTGCAGAAATACAGGTATTAGAAACGTCAAATAATAATTGGTATTACAATTTATAATTATGTACATCAGTAAAAAACATAACTATAAAGAAAGAAAGGTTCTTGGAGTTTGAAGAATACAGGCATTCAAAACGTCATATTGAGCAGACAACCAATAAACATGCTGAACAAAAAACACATGTACAACATGCAAGGTATCCAACAGCTGATTTGAGGAACGAAGACTATGTAGTAGTCAAAAATGGCAAATATGATCACTTAGCTGTAGTCGGGAAGTATGGATATTCATAGAATGCAGCTTCATGGTGGCAAAGCTTGAAATATTCAAGCTTGCCAGAAAGTATTTTGAGCATCAGATTGACTCCAAAACTCGATTTAAATAAAATGTGTTATTTCCTACATGTCAAAGGACATAAAAGATATTAATTCGATGATTTAGTATGAAGTGGGTTCAATTGCAACTCCCAAGTCCCAATTATGTCAATATAGACTATATTTGTGATTTTTGCAAATTCCCTCCCCTCATTCTAAGCTTATTCTTCCAAATTGTTCACAAATGGAGAAGATTTCTCTAACAAttagaaaaaaatatgaaaaaataaaaaacgttaacatcttgcatttttcatattttaattgCTTTGATTCAAACCTTTCATGTGAGACTATCAAAAGGACATTAACTGACTTCAATAACAAAGAGTGAATTAAAATGCAGCCAaaaatatttccatttttttttcacttgatctTTCATATGCCACAATGTTGAGGCATGGTTATTCGGTTGATCTTCATCAAAGTCACTCAGACATGTGCTGTTACAGCATTTGAACGACCACCAACAAAACTAAACTTGTATTAAAAGCCCATATCCAGTATCCACAATGATTGAATTATATAAATCTAGCCTATCCATTTATGCCAACCTCAAAAGTGTGTTAAATTTGTTCATGCTTTTGTTAAAAAAATTGGTTGATAATGCTTGGGTGAGGTTATGGATTTCCTTTATTGTGGTGTGTGGTAAGCTTACACAACAATCAAAAGATTTTAACCCTGGGTTACATTCAAATGTAATCCATATTCGCCACTGTGTCCACTAGAGTTATAGGCCATCTTATTGGGGTTATGAATGTCCCCAGTAAAATTAAATCCCCATCACTTGGACAAAAGTTTGTAAATACTAAATTGTAATGTTTTTTACCTATCACATTTTTTCATGTATCTTTTGCACCTATTTGCTAATGAGGAAATATTCATCAGTAATAAGATAAGAgaaataattacaaaaatgattcaaATAGTCTGCCACTATAAGCATCAATGACACTTCTTGCCATAGCATAGGAATTGTCAGTAACATTGATATGCATTTAGCTATCATAAGGATTATTGATTAACAATATAGATGATCCTAAACATCACCAGCAATTGCTATTGTTTGTATTGCCCATTGTAGCTATAAATGTTCAACATTCATTGACTAAAAGAaggtttaattttaaatatatttttaagtcTATCACAATCCCATGTTAATTATTGGCCTAACTTGTGAAGGGCAGTTGCCTCCTATTTCTCTCTAAATAGTAGATTCCCTTTACCTTCAGCATTTTTTTCTATATATAAATAGTTGCTTTACTTTCTTCATATATGGCTGAAGTAGGAGCAATAATACCATTATCAACCTCAGATTCTGTATCTTCAGCGCTTTAGTAGGGTGGCATATCTAATCATTTCATGGATCCTTCTTTTTACAACATTGCCAAATTTTACCTCTATAAACTCCAAAATGCTTTACTAACTAATACATATCTTAACAACCTGAATGCCCTTGAATTTGCATTTACAGAAGATTTTACAATGGCTCCCAGCTGACTGTGTCAACCTGATTGGAATATTGGCCTTAAATATTTACAAACATCTAAATAGTGAATCTCAGAGTCAGTTTCCAAAATAAGGATCAACCTGAATGCCCTTGAATTTGCATTTACAGCAGATTTTACAATGGCTCAATAAACCATCTATGAGGACTATGGGACTTTCATTATGGGATACTTTCTCACAGCACATAAGAGTAGAAGAATGCTACTGACCAGATCAGAAACTTAGGTACTTGCCCCCTACCTGATTTATTAGATTTCTCGCATTTCCCCTACCCTTCTAGGCTTCATCTATAGCCATCGAACCTTGAAGACACTCTAGTAAAAGTGGGAGATCTCTATGCCAACAAGTTCCCCGTAGTTAAGCACCCCTTTACCCTCTTGTTTTATTCTGTTTGCTTATATTGGTCCATTTGCTTTATTTAGTTTATTGCATGTTGTGGTTGCTTTATGTTAAAACACATTACATGCTTATTATCCTTTTGGATGTATACTTAGAGAGGCCCCTCCCATTATTATGTATCACTTGGGAACGTCTCATTTACTTTAAGTGTCCCTTTACTTTTGGATGGATCACCTTTCCCTACCTTTTCTGTTGGGAGGATAAATATCCCAAATCTTTTCACAGCCCATTGGTATCAAGTGCCCCGGGTGCATAAATAATCAACCTCCTTCAGCCAAGGCCTAGGGGATATTCATTCCACGAAATTTACATAGGGCACAATCTTGGCTTCATCTCATCAAAGTGTTAGGCCTTTGCACTCAGCAAAACTTGATCCTTGGTGAGCTCTTTGTGAACCATTCAACTTCAATAAACTTGGGACCACTTGAAACATTTCCCTTGTTATCATATCGTATCATTTTACTAATCATTCTTCTCAAACTTCATACTCTCTAGGACTCATAAAGGTTActacttgttgtgacgttttcacactgccccattgcaaatggggacccccactttttgctttgtAGGTTAGTTGTAGTGGCGTCTATAGCTATTAACCTTTCACTCTAAGGAAGTAGGTTGGATGAGAAAAAATTGGCTAATTGTTGGGTCATTTCCTTTGACCCCCAAGATCCGCAATCTGCCTTGAGACATTTCCTTTTTGGCCACAAATTAGCAAACTTCCTTTGCTGGGTCAAAACCACAACCAGCCTAGAGTGTATTTCTATTGGTTTCTTGATATCCAATCTAGATGGATAATCATTGAGTTGCTGATTGTGGGTGATTGATTGACGTTTTTACAGCATGTTAATCATTTCCTTTGGGGGATCAAAACCCCAATCTTCCTACCCCTTCCACTTCACCTTCACCTACCCCTCCATACCATCCTACCTCCCATCTTTCATTCACCCTCACTTCCTTCCTTCCATCCTTAtttccttcttccatcttctttTCCCCTTTCCATCTTTACCACCTCACCTACATCCTCTATcccttcaccccccccccccaagttCCTAACTTCCCTTTCTACCCTTCCACCCTCTAcccacctaccttcctatcctccaTCTACCTCCCCCCCCCAACCCAATCTCCCACCATTTCCTTCACCTACCTTCATCTTTCTTCCTTTACCA includes:
- the LOC131077999 gene encoding uncharacterized protein LOC131077999 isoform X1, producing MERPLGHIPGSSSCSIERQRYDHLSTLDNNIDKRLIMERSTSGGRGVAPAAAENSVQKGGPLLERFRAVILREKRRQEEEEDEEEDDDFEDDHKRERPRRLVDEQIIVGVYKNALAELTFNSKPIITDLTIIAGEHSHAAKGIAATVCKHILEVPVEQKLPSLYLLDSIVKNIGGDYVKYFSARLPEVFCTSYRQVDPSSYHAMQHLFRTWGGVFPSPPLRTIEADLQFPPVVNGPSPGTTSSRPTESQAQRPGHSIHVNPKYLEARQFEQSSMAEGSNSENNEDSSSPEPERSGRSVHESPKAWSEAPRRLHHAHRLERGDDFHQTVYVQKPATRYFDYDFSLGDSLSPSRVGVGRPPSPFSRMGGGRPPSPLSRLRGGRAPTPPRFGIGRDTSPSKIGVRNAPSPSTSRIGAGRSPSPSRIGIGRLNEKIVDQGNGWERPWHGKTDGDGLRPLDTAYSQRNGYDWQQQPMHDALLDAYGNIRGQRSLRGPLSHLQPPQELDMKNTRVMSRNWKNSEEEEYMWEDMSPSLENHGRGSDNIRKGDCFVGDVNKWPGLGRGKRMGTESALPDSDWCMRGTMSHMDQPMLSGKDMLPLRRESEERHPSSLSQSGIVSWNVNTAIETSSLSKSSEGVLGHRYVPVRPPHFSHQNPSTTSQSRLKTVQASVPGCSGLSTGVASFNLAHSGGPPAGSVSNFRSVGTELQSGMLSKSPANVRSSLGSDSLNFEFLPSMMPASSNISFPMRQQPERHVSPSPIPQSVRPSIQPIPPVPSSAPLPQNSHFQLIQLQQQQNNFIKSEDLPFHSQALSSQSSKQSPRQLEPVEQVPQQLPWFQQVPQSQALPELNQLPYNVPQGSYMPQKLPVPQEVQQIPLATFSHTIQSQPLIQSQTVTQSQLSGGAPQTLGSIVSSSMANSNSGLNSVLIPPVPNNLSSQVLGRVQPPLPPGPPPASLLVASSSQVMGSVTIPQTSGSSLSSILSSLMQKGLISVTAASSAPFVSVPVTSAIMANQLSDNNATVAEASTTTSLLSILPANQCLSKAALSEAQDTQDPIGTQFSSEILRVRHESVLNALYNDLPRQCTSCGMRFRCQEEHSNHMDWHVSRNRTISKSRKQKSLQSTSRKWFMSATEWLNETENLAAEVVPAFSPVEMTLDKKDNEEFAVPVDDDQSVCVLCGELFEFFYSDETDEWMYKGTVYMNAPGGSTEGMGGSSRGAIVHAKCRSKSAGINFADSEEDELEGNDDSETRRKRIQYSVWYHLFCSVSFNECLL
- the LOC131077999 gene encoding uncharacterized protein LOC131077999 isoform X2, coding for MERPLGHIPGSSSCSIERQRYDHLSTLDNNIDKRLIMERSTSGGRGVAPAAAENSVQKGGPLLERFRAVILREKRRQEEEEDEEEDDDFEDDHKRERPRRLVDEQIIVGVYKNALAELTFNSKPIITDLTIIAGEHSHAAKGIAATVCKHILEVPVEQKLPSLYLLDSIVKNIGGDYVKYFSARLPEVFCTSYRQVDPSSYHAMQHLFRTWGGVFPSPPLRTIEADLQFPPVVNGPSPGTTSSRPTESQAQRPGHSIHVNPKYLEARQFEQSSMAEGSNSENNEDSSSPEPERSGRSVHESPKAWSEAPRRLHHAHRLERGDDFHQTVYVQKPATRYFDYDFSLGDSLSPSRVGVGRPPSPFSRMGGGRPPSPLSRLRGGRAPTPPRFGIGRDTSPSKIGVRNAPSPSTSRIGAGRSPSPSRIGIGRLNEKIVDQGNGWERPWHGKTDGDGLRPLDTAYSQRNGYDWQQQPMHDALLDAYGNIRGQRSLRGPLSHLQPPQELDMKNTRVMSRNWKNSEEEEYMWEDMSPSLENHGRGSDNIRKGDCFVGDVNKWPGLGRGKRMGTESALPDSDWCMRGTMSHMDQPMLSGKDMLPLRRESEERHPSSLSQSGIVSWNVNTAIETSSLSKSSEGVLGHRYVPVRPPHFSHQNPSTTSQSRLKTVQASVPGCSGLSTGVASFNLAHSGGPPAGSVSNFRSVGTELQSGMLSKSPANVRSSLGSDSLNFEFLPSMMPASSNISFPMRQQPERHVSPSPIPQSVRPSIQPIPPVPSSAPLPQNSHFQLIQLQQQQNNFIKSEDLPFHSQALSSQSSKQSPRQLEPVEQVPQQLPWFQQVPQSQALPELNQLPYNVPQGSYMPQKLPVPQEVQQIPLATFSHTIQSQPLIQSQTVTQSQLSGGAPQTLGSIVSSSMANSNSGLNSVLIPPVPNNLSSQVLGRVQPPLPPGPPPASLLVASSSQVMGSVTIPQTSGSSLSSILSSLMQKGLISVTAASSAPFVSVPVTSAIMANQLSDNNATVAEASTTTSLLSILPANQCLSKAALSEAQDTQDPIGTQFSSEILRVRHESVLNALYNDLPRQCTSCGMRFRCQEEHSNHMDWHVSRNRTISKSRKQKSLQSTSRKWFMSATEWLNETENLAAEVVPAFSPVEMTLDKKDNEEFAVPVDDDQSVCVLCGELFEFFYSDETDEWMYKGTVYMNAPGGSTEGMGGSSRGAIVHAKCRSKSAGINFADSEEDELEGNDDSETRRKRYSVWYHLFCSVSFNECLL